The window GCGCGATCGTGCTCAGGTGGAGACCGCTCTCTCTCATCTGCCCAAGCCCTGGGATGCAGTGGATGTGTTGATCAACAATGCTGGCTTGAGTCGTGGATTAGAGCCATTTCAAGAGGCAAGTATCGATGACTGGGAGGAAATGATTGACACCAACATCAAAGGCTTGCTCTACGTCACTCGCACGCT of the Cyanobacteriota bacterium genome contains:
- a CDS encoding SDR family NAD(P)-dependent oxidoreductase, with product MRTVLITGASSGIGESCARVFAREGMRLILAARRRDRLEALAAELAQQFGTESHLLQLDVRDRAQVETALSHLPKPWDAVDVLINNAGLSRGLEPFQEASIDDWEEMIDTNIKGLLYVTRTL